In Oryzihumus leptocrescens, the following are encoded in one genomic region:
- the pyrF gene encoding orotidine-5'-phosphate decarboxylase encodes MISGGGAEAAAEVAADLAASRLVPGAPGRAPGATPFGARLRAAMDDHGPLCVGIDPHDALLAAWGLPSTVAGLERFAATCVEAFAGRVACVKPQSAFFERFGSAGVAVLERTLADLREAGTLSLLDAKRGDIGSTMAAYAQAYLGEDSPLRADAVTLSPFLGYESLRPALDQAAATGRGVFVLALTSNPEGASVQHAMLDRRSVAGRVVDGVTADNAGARPLGSVGMVVGATVGTAVQELALDLAAANAPLLAPGVGAQGGTAESLRAVFGEALGNVLASSSREVLGAGPDVAALAAAARDTADRLAGDLRG; translated from the coding sequence ATGATCTCCGGCGGGGGAGCGGAGGCGGCCGCCGAGGTGGCCGCCGACCTCGCCGCGTCCCGGCTGGTGCCGGGCGCTCCCGGGCGCGCTCCGGGGGCGACACCCTTCGGGGCGCGCCTGCGTGCCGCGATGGACGACCACGGGCCGCTGTGCGTGGGGATCGACCCGCACGACGCCCTGCTCGCCGCCTGGGGCCTGCCCTCCACCGTCGCCGGGCTGGAGCGCTTCGCGGCCACGTGCGTCGAGGCGTTCGCCGGTCGGGTGGCCTGCGTCAAGCCGCAGTCGGCGTTCTTCGAGCGGTTCGGCTCGGCGGGCGTCGCGGTGCTGGAGCGCACCCTGGCCGACCTGCGCGAGGCCGGGACGCTGTCGCTGCTCGACGCCAAGCGGGGTGACATCGGCTCGACCATGGCCGCCTACGCCCAGGCCTACCTCGGCGAGGACAGCCCGCTGCGGGCCGACGCCGTGACGCTGAGCCCGTTCCTGGGCTACGAGTCGCTGCGCCCGGCCCTGGACCAGGCGGCCGCCACGGGCCGCGGCGTGTTCGTCCTGGCGCTGACCTCCAACCCCGAGGGCGCGAGCGTGCAGCACGCCATGCTCGACCGGCGCAGCGTCGCCGGCCGGGTCGTCGACGGGGTCACCGCGGACAACGCCGGAGCCCGCCCGCTGGGCAGCGTCGGCATGGTCGTCGGCGCCACCGTGGGCACGGCCGTGCAGGAGCTCGCCCTCGACCTCGCGGCGGCCAACGCCCCACTCCTGGCGCCCGGCGTGGGCGCCCAGGGCGGCACCGCCGAGAGCCTGCGGGCCGTGTTCGGCGAGGCGCTGGGCAATGTCCTGGCCAGCAGCAGCCGCGAGGTCCTCGGGGCCGGTCCGGACGTCGCGGCACTGGCCGCGGCGGCGCGCGATACGGCCGACCGGCTGGCCGGCGACCTGCGCGGCTGA